The Helianthus annuus cultivar XRQ/B chromosome 16, HanXRQr2.0-SUNRISE, whole genome shotgun sequence genome includes a window with the following:
- the LOC110915292 gene encoding auxin-responsive protein IAA21, whose protein sequence is MSVPLEHDYIGLSDASSLERSSESSNISSDNETNNVFNLKATELSLGLPGFSKSCQENATKVGPMPIIKNFMSGAKRGFSDVNLDGSGKWGLTSGSESDMSKDFNGVFEKNKTSSLDVKPVEDKKKGLVNINGSPPPSAKAQVVGWPPIRSFRKNTMANNSSKNGDVAEGNSGSGGCLFVKVSMDGAPYLRKIDLKTYHNYAELSKALEKMFSCFTLGHCTSNGIKGREGLSESNLKDLLHGSECVLTYEDKDGDWMLVGDVPWEMFIDSCKRLRIMKGSEAIGLAPRSTEKCKNMV, encoded by the exons ATGTCTGTGCCACTTGAGCATGATTACATAGGCTTATCAGATGCTTCTTCACTTGAAAGAAGCTCTGAATCCTCAAACATCTCATCTGATAATGAAACCAACAATGTTTTCAACCTCAAAGCCACTGAACTCAGTCTTGGCTTGCCTGGTTTCTCCAAAAGTTGTCAAGAAAATGCTACAAAAGTGGGGCCCATGCCcatcatcaagaacttcatgtcaGGAGCTAAAAGAGGGTTTTCTGATGTTAATCTTGATGGTTCTGGTAAATGGGGTTTGACCAGTGGATCTGAATCTGATATGAGTAAAGATTTTAATggtgtttttgagaaaaataaaaccTCATCTCTTGATGTTAAGCCTGTTGAggacaaaaagaaaggtcttgttAATATTAATGGCAGTCCTCCACCTTCTGCCAa GGCACAGGTGGTGGGATGGCCACCAATTCGATCTTTCCGCAAGAACACCATGGCGAACAACTCGTCGAAGAATGGTGACGTGGCAGAAGGTAATTCGGGATCCGGTGGGTGCCTTTTTGTGAAGGTGAGCATGGATGGTGCTCCGTATTTAAGGAAGATCGATCTCAAGACTTACCATAACTATGCGGAACTTTCAAAGGCTCTTGAGAAAATGTTCAGTTGCTTTACCCTTG GTCATTGCACTTCTAACGGAATTAAAGGTCGAGAAGGGCTTAGCGAAAGTAACTTAAAAGATCTTCTTCATGGCTCTGAATGCGTGCTAACGTATGAAGATAAAGACGGTGACTGGATGCTTGTTGGTGATGTTCCTTGGGA GATGTTTATAGATTCATGCAAGAGATTAAGGATAATGAAAGGCTCTGAAGCAATCGGACTCG CGCCAAGGTCAACGGAGAAGTGCAAGAACATGGTCTAA